Proteins from a genomic interval of Salinivibrio kushneri:
- the rnt gene encoding ribonuclease T produces the protein MSQASDPNSLKARFRGYFPVVVDVETAGFNAQTDALLEICAVTLKMDEQGWLMPDKKLHFHVTPFEGANLEPAALEFTGIRDPYSPLRGAVDEGEALREIFKLIRKEQKAAECQRTIMVAHNANFDHSFVMAAAERAKLKRNPFHPFATFDTAALSGLALGQTVLAKACQTAQIPFDNKEAHSALYDTERTAELFCEIVNRWKRLGGWPLPSTSESTASPST, from the coding sequence ATGAGCCAAGCAAGTGATCCAAACAGTCTCAAAGCCCGATTCCGTGGTTATTTCCCTGTCGTTGTCGACGTTGAGACAGCCGGCTTCAATGCCCAAACCGATGCACTGCTAGAAATATGTGCCGTGACACTAAAAATGGATGAGCAGGGCTGGCTAATGCCAGACAAAAAGCTGCACTTTCATGTCACCCCTTTTGAAGGCGCTAACCTCGAGCCAGCCGCTCTAGAGTTCACCGGCATCCGTGACCCTTATAGCCCACTACGTGGCGCGGTTGATGAGGGCGAGGCCTTGCGGGAAATCTTCAAGCTGATCCGTAAAGAGCAAAAAGCAGCGGAATGCCAACGCACCATTATGGTCGCCCACAATGCCAATTTCGATCATAGCTTTGTAATGGCCGCCGCCGAGCGGGCAAAGCTCAAGCGTAACCCGTTCCACCCTTTCGCCACCTTTGATACCGCCGCCCTGAGTGGACTGGCGCTCGGGCAAACGGTATTGGCTAAAGCCTGCCAAACGGCGCAGATCCCGTTCGATAATAAAGAGGCGCATAGTGCACTCTACGATACCGAGCGCACCGCTGAGCTATTCTGTGAAATCGTCAATCGTTGGAAACGTTTAGGCGGTTGGCCACTTCCCTCCACCTCGGAGAGCACAGCGTCCCCCTCTACCTAA
- the motY gene encoding flagellar protein MotY: MAFCPVDLIKWRFTSVVVLSCVGLLLPNQASANKQYVASLGESNWTVTIDTPIECRLEHDVPGYGQASFTSRASKDMNLDFSLDMQRPMGETAQVSLLSMPADWMPGEPARYMDQLKFFKQFNGYVGGQTAWAMLSELEAGRFPTFSFKDWRRQRQQVDVALSAVAFGSPYNEFSRCLNKLLPYAFEDISFTVLRYQENSDELTKASRQRLTQIAEFVRYSDDIDLVLVATYSDARGTREANQQMSERRAKKLRDYFTSLGLPEDRITVEAYGERRPIADNDNPIGRSKNRRVVISLGRTLL; the protein is encoded by the coding sequence ATGGCGTTTTGTCCTGTTGATTTAATAAAATGGCGCTTTACCTCAGTGGTGGTGTTGTCATGTGTTGGTCTGCTTCTGCCCAACCAAGCGTCTGCCAACAAGCAGTACGTGGCATCCTTGGGGGAGTCAAACTGGACAGTGACGATTGATACGCCAATCGAGTGCCGGCTAGAGCATGACGTGCCAGGGTACGGGCAGGCCTCGTTTACGTCGCGGGCGAGCAAAGACATGAATCTCGATTTCTCACTCGATATGCAGCGGCCCATGGGTGAGACCGCGCAGGTGTCGCTGCTTTCCATGCCCGCTGACTGGATGCCCGGTGAACCCGCACGTTATATGGACCAGCTCAAATTTTTCAAGCAATTCAATGGTTATGTGGGCGGTCAAACGGCTTGGGCGATGCTGAGTGAGTTAGAGGCAGGTCGCTTCCCGACATTTAGCTTTAAAGATTGGCGGCGTCAGCGGCAGCAGGTAGATGTGGCCTTGTCGGCGGTAGCATTTGGCTCGCCATATAATGAATTCAGCCGATGTCTGAATAAGCTTTTGCCTTATGCGTTTGAGGATATTTCTTTTACGGTGTTGCGCTACCAAGAAAATAGCGATGAGTTGACCAAAGCCAGCCGCCAGCGACTCACGCAGATAGCCGAGTTTGTTCGTTACAGCGACGATATCGATTTGGTGTTAGTGGCGACCTATTCAGATGCACGAGGCACCCGTGAAGCCAACCAGCAAATGTCGGAGCGGCGGGCGAAGAAATTGCGCGACTACTTCACCTCGCTGGGCTTGCCTGAAGATAGAATTACCGTTGAGGCTTATGGCGAACGTCGCCCGATTGCCGACAACGATAACCCGATTGGACGCAGCAAAAACCGCCGTGTGGTGATTTCGTTGGGAAGAACTTTGTTGTAG
- the gloA gene encoding lactoylglutathione lyase translates to MSNGRILHTMIRVGDLDRAIKFYTEVMGMRLLRTNENEQYKYSLAFVGYSDESEGAVIELTYNWGESEYDHGNAFGHIAIGVDDVYATCDQIRQAGGNITREPGPVKGGSTEIAFVTDPDGYKLELIQNKSASAGLNG, encoded by the coding sequence ATGTCAAACGGCAGAATTCTACACACTATGATCCGCGTCGGTGATCTAGACCGTGCTATCAAGTTTTACACCGAAGTAATGGGAATGCGTTTGTTACGCACCAATGAAAATGAGCAGTACAAATATAGCCTCGCGTTTGTCGGCTATAGCGACGAATCAGAAGGTGCCGTGATTGAGCTGACCTATAACTGGGGTGAAAGCGAGTACGATCACGGTAACGCCTTTGGCCATATCGCGATCGGTGTGGATGATGTTTACGCGACCTGTGATCAAATCCGCCAAGCGGGTGGCAACATCACCCGTGAGCCAGGCCCAGTCAAAGGCGGTAGTACTGAAATCGCGTTTGTTACTGACCCTGATGGTTACAAGCTCGAGCTGATTCAGAACAAAAGTGCCTCTGCGGGCCTGAACGGCTAA
- the nth gene encoding endonuclease III, translating to MNKEKRRQILERLRDNNPNPQTELNWSTPFELLIAVLLSAQATDVSVNKATDKLYPVANTPEGLLALGVDGVKSYIKNIGLFNSKAENVIKTCRALIEQHHGEVPESREALEALPGVGRKTANVVLNTAFGWPTIAVDTHIFRVSNRTKFAMGKNVNDVEEKLIKVVPKEFKVDVHHWLILHGRYTCLARKPRCGSCIIEDLCEYKEKVYPDS from the coding sequence ATGAATAAAGAAAAACGACGACAAATTCTGGAGCGCCTGCGCGATAACAACCCGAATCCGCAAACGGAGCTCAATTGGTCAACCCCTTTCGAGTTATTGATCGCGGTGTTACTGTCTGCGCAAGCGACCGATGTGAGTGTCAATAAAGCCACCGATAAGCTGTATCCAGTGGCCAATACGCCCGAAGGGCTACTGGCATTGGGCGTGGATGGGGTGAAGTCCTATATCAAAAATATTGGCCTGTTTAATTCCAAAGCCGAGAACGTGATTAAAACTTGCCGCGCCTTGATTGAACAACACCATGGCGAGGTACCAGAAAGTAGAGAGGCGCTAGAAGCCCTGCCCGGCGTGGGACGCAAAACCGCCAATGTGGTACTCAACACCGCGTTTGGTTGGCCCACCATCGCTGTCGATACCCACATCTTTCGCGTGTCCAATCGTACCAAGTTCGCGATGGGTAAAAACGTCAATGACGTAGAAGAAAAACTGATCAAGGTGGTGCCGAAAGAATTTAAGGTCGATGTGCACCACTGGCTAATTCTGCATGGACGCTATACCTGCCTCGCACGAAAACCTCGCTGTGGCAGTTGCATCATTGAAGATTTATGTGAGTACAAAGAAAAAGTTTATCCAGATAGCTAA
- a CDS encoding electron transport complex subunit E: protein MNSAHKELMKNGLWSNNPAFVQLLGLCPLLAVSATVTNALGLGVATLAVLVGSNLIVSLIRDWVPKEVRIPIFVMVIASLVTCVQLVMNAYAYGLYQSLGIFIPLIVTNCIIIGRAEAFASKNPVGLSVSDGFWMGTGMTAALVVLGAIREIIGNGTLFDGADLLLGDWAAALRIEIFQFDTKFLLAILPPGAFLAVGFLIALKNIIDTHLASKTEKDDKPVIERARVTGNQ, encoded by the coding sequence ATGAATAGCGCCCACAAAGAGCTAATGAAAAATGGCTTGTGGAGTAATAACCCAGCGTTTGTGCAGTTATTGGGGCTGTGTCCACTTTTGGCGGTATCCGCTACCGTCACCAATGCACTTGGCCTAGGGGTCGCCACCTTGGCCGTACTCGTTGGCTCTAATTTAATTGTGTCACTGATCCGAGACTGGGTACCTAAAGAGGTACGGATTCCTATTTTCGTGATGGTGATTGCTTCACTGGTGACCTGCGTGCAACTGGTCATGAATGCGTATGCTTACGGCCTTTATCAATCACTGGGGATTTTTATCCCCTTGATTGTCACCAACTGTATTATCATCGGCCGTGCCGAAGCCTTTGCCTCCAAAAATCCTGTTGGTTTGTCAGTGAGCGATGGTTTTTGGATGGGCACTGGCATGACAGCAGCCTTGGTGGTACTCGGCGCTATTCGCGAAATCATCGGCAATGGCACCTTGTTTGATGGCGCCGACCTCTTGCTCGGTGATTGGGCTGCCGCACTGCGGATTGAAATTTTTCAATTCGACACCAAGTTTCTACTAGCGATATTGCCACCAGGCGCGTTTCTCGCGGTCGGCTTTCTGATCGCGTTGAAGAACATCATTGATACACACCTTGCCAGTAAAACAGAAAAAGACGATAAGCCGGTGATTGAGCGCGCACGGGTGACGGGTAATCAGTGA